A single genomic interval of Candidatus Obscuribacterales bacterium harbors:
- the tsaE gene encoding tRNA (adenosine(37)-N6)-threonylcarbamoyltransferase complex ATPase subunit type 1 TsaE gives MELLLPNPAATHRLGQVLGRSLPAGTILLLGGNLGSGKTSLVQGIGQGLGISEPIVSPTFTLVNEYLDGRLPLYHFDLYRLDTQAVASLYIDLYWEGIEYPLGLVAIEWPDRLPQWPEPALHIQLSITHDDQRLATLMPVGPVLPTWFKSLQGLMAAG, from the coding sequence ATGGAATTATTGTTGCCCAATCCAGCCGCCACCCATCGCCTAGGCCAGGTTCTAGGGCGATCGCTTCCGGCTGGAACAATTTTGCTATTAGGTGGAAATTTAGGCAGTGGCAAGACCAGTTTGGTTCAGGGGATAGGGCAGGGATTAGGGATTTCCGAACCTATTGTTAGCCCCACATTTACCTTGGTCAATGAGTATCTAGACGGACGGCTGCCGCTCTATCATTTTGATCTCTACCGCCTAGATACCCAGGCGGTTGCATCGCTTTATATTGATTTGTACTGGGAAGGGATTGAGTATCCCTTGGGATTAGTGGCCATCGAGTGGCCCGATCGCCTGCCCCAGTGGCCTGAGCCGGCGCTCCATATTCAGCTATCGATCACCCATGATGATCAGCGGTTGGCAACCCTTATGCCGGTGGGGCCGGTGCTGCCGACTTGGTTTAAGTCTCTTCAAGGTTTGATGGCGGCAGGGTAG
- a CDS encoding four-carbon acid sugar kinase family protein, translated as MSTQPKIIVLDDDPTGSQTVHSCLLLTRWDEDTLKLGLLDDAPIFFILTNTRALPPEQADQITREVCQALKRAIAQVGLQDFLIVSRSDSTLRGHYPIETDAIAEELGPFDAHFLTPAFFEGGRITRDSIHYLLIDGVETPVHTTEFAQDSVFGYHHSYLPDYVEEKTNGRIPSESVERFLLADIRGGTGDRLLALSHNQCGVVDAEVQADLDRFARDVLSAAAQGKRFLFRSAASLLTALADLPPQPTPADQMGAYTRHGQPGAVLVGSHVKKTTEQLNELLKEPGVIGVELDVAHLLDASDQQRADLLTSICDRIHTVHSAGQTPVIYTSREELTFDSIETRLAFGVAVSDLLMDVVRHLPDNLGFLISKGGITSNDVVSTGLALTAARLLGQILPGCSIIRTPADHPQFPNLPVVLFPGNVGDRTSLAETYRRLNRSGT; from the coding sequence ATGTCTACCCAACCCAAAATTATCGTGCTGGATGATGATCCCACCGGATCTCAAACCGTGCATAGCTGCCTTCTGCTCACCCGCTGGGATGAAGACACCCTCAAGCTGGGCTTACTGGATGATGCTCCCATCTTTTTTATCTTGACCAACACCCGCGCCCTGCCCCCTGAGCAGGCTGACCAGATCACCCGTGAGGTATGCCAAGCCCTCAAGCGGGCGATCGCTCAGGTGGGGCTCCAAGACTTTCTGATTGTTAGCCGCTCTGATTCCACCCTGCGCGGTCACTACCCAATTGAAACCGATGCGATCGCTGAAGAGCTGGGCCCTTTCGATGCCCATTTCCTCACCCCCGCCTTTTTTGAAGGAGGACGCATCACCCGCGACAGCATTCACTACTTATTAATAGATGGCGTCGAAACACCAGTGCACACCACCGAGTTTGCTCAAGACTCTGTTTTTGGCTATCACCACAGCTATCTGCCCGATTATGTTGAAGAAAAAACCAACGGACGCATTCCTAGCGAGAGCGTAGAACGATTTTTGCTGGCTGATATCCGGGGCGGGACGGGCGATCGCCTCCTGGCCCTCAGCCATAACCAATGTGGGGTGGTGGATGCAGAAGTGCAGGCGGACTTGGATCGATTTGCCCGTGATGTCTTGTCTGCGGCCGCCCAGGGAAAACGCTTTCTGTTTCGCAGCGCCGCTAGTTTGCTGACTGCCCTGGCAGACCTACCTCCCCAACCCACCCCCGCCGACCAGATGGGAGCCTATACTCGTCACGGTCAACCCGGTGCCGTCTTGGTGGGATCCCACGTGAAGAAAACAACGGAGCAACTGAACGAATTACTGAAGGAACCTGGTGTGATCGGGGTCGAGCTTGACGTAGCTCACTTGCTCGACGCCAGCGATCAACAGCGTGCTGACCTGCTGACCAGCATTTGCGATCGCATTCACACCGTCCACAGCGCTGGTCAAACGCCCGTGATCTACACCAGCCGAGAAGAGCTGACCTTCGACAGCATCGAAACTCGCCTAGCGTTCGGGGTAGCCGTCTCGGATCTACTCATGGATGTGGTGCGCCACCTGCCAGACAACCTAGGATTTTTGATTAGCAAAGGCGGGATCACCTCCAATGACGTCGTCAGCACCGGTCTAGCCCTCACCGCAGCTAGACTACTCGGGCAAATTCTACCCGGCTGTTCCATCATTCGCACCCCCGCTGATCATCCCCAGTTCCCGAACCTACCGGTGGTTCTCTTTCCCGGCAACGTGGGCGATCGCACCTCCCTGGCTGAAACCTATCGTCGCCTGAATCGTTCTGGAACCTGA
- a CDS encoding septal ring lytic transglycosylase RlpA family protein, producing MTAALVIGTLATSSSGHASVAGTADNDSDANVAIAESAPNHIANDGVTTGSLPTASTEDVVKVGEYHSRNSIELSQSEAIASILPHQFDDRQAATLYIRDIPVITFLAPPNEGSSATTDDASADVKVSEPQESVVLAQASTSSDVDGYAQDPVWRATAIAANLNQLYRSGIDPSSITAVWDDEGDRLVIQVGDRELTEINETTILPDTTRNPAEDALQATNRLRRLLGGAEPLGEVYGLPAPEPAPSASYHAVLRTLSGMASWYGPGFHGNYSASGEIFDQNAMTAAHPSLPFGTQVRVTNLDTGLSVVVRINDRGPYAHGRVIDLSAGAAQVIGLVSSGVAPVSLDVLGNN from the coding sequence ATGACTGCTGCACTAGTTATCGGAACGCTAGCGACCTCGTCCTCTGGGCATGCTAGTGTCGCCGGAACCGCAGATAATGACTCAGACGCCAACGTTGCGATCGCAGAGTCTGCGCCTAACCACATCGCAAACGACGGTGTCACCACTGGGTCTCTACCAACAGCTTCCACCGAAGATGTTGTAAAGGTCGGTGAATATCACTCTCGTAACTCCATTGAACTCTCTCAGAGTGAGGCAATTGCTAGCATTCTGCCCCATCAATTTGATGATCGGCAAGCCGCAACCCTCTATATCCGAGATATCCCTGTCATCACTTTCCTCGCCCCTCCGAATGAGGGTAGCTCGGCTACTACAGATGACGCTAGCGCAGATGTGAAAGTTTCAGAACCCCAAGAAAGCGTCGTGCTTGCCCAGGCATCAACATCTTCGGACGTTGATGGCTATGCTCAAGATCCCGTTTGGCGCGCTACAGCTATTGCTGCTAATCTCAACCAACTCTATCGCAGTGGCATTGATCCATCCTCGATCACTGCTGTATGGGACGATGAAGGCGATCGCCTCGTCATTCAAGTGGGCGATCGTGAGCTAACTGAGATCAACGAAACGACGATTCTGCCTGATACGACCCGTAATCCTGCAGAAGATGCCCTCCAGGCCACGAACCGGCTTCGCCGCCTTTTGGGAGGAGCCGAACCCTTGGGTGAAGTCTATGGTTTGCCTGCCCCTGAGCCTGCCCCTAGCGCATCCTACCATGCTGTTCTGCGTACCCTCAGTGGCATGGCATCCTGGTATGGCCCAGGCTTCCACGGCAACTACAGCGCCAGTGGTGAAATCTTTGACCAAAATGCCATGACGGCGGCTCACCCCAGCCTTCCCTTTGGCACCCAGGTGCGCGTCACCAATCTAGATACGGGGCTATCTGTGGTCGTTCGTATTAACGATCGCGGCCCCTATGCCCATGGACGCGTTATTGATCTATCGGCAGGTGCCGCCCAGGTAATTGGCCTGGTGAGTTCGGGGGTTGCTCCCGTTAGCCTAGATGTTTTAGGCAACAACTAA
- the map gene encoding type I methionyl aminopeptidase, which yields MNTEAIVLLSSREVDKMRAAGQLAAQLLDHLAPMIKPGVSTLDLNDEAERWTQAHGAKSAPLGYHGFPKSICTSVNEVVCHGIPNAKQILRDGDIINVDVTPTVDGYHGDTSRTFFVGEPSAIARRLVEVTEQCLQLAIAEVKPGARIGDIGAAIQDYAEAQGFSVVRDFVGHGVSRIFHTAPQVPHYGRRGRGKKLRPGMVFTIEPMINEGTWEVDVLDDGWTAVTKDRKLSAQFEHTLAVTEEGVEILTQHPELVVA from the coding sequence ATGAATACTGAAGCGATCGTTTTATTATCAAGCCGTGAAGTAGACAAAATGCGAGCTGCCGGCCAACTTGCCGCCCAATTGCTCGATCATCTAGCCCCCATGATTAAGCCTGGGGTGAGCACCTTAGACCTCAATGATGAGGCAGAACGCTGGACTCAAGCCCACGGGGCCAAAAGTGCGCCACTGGGCTACCACGGGTTTCCTAAATCTATTTGCACCAGCGTCAACGAAGTGGTTTGCCACGGCATCCCCAATGCCAAACAAATTTTGCGGGACGGAGACATTATTAATGTGGACGTTACCCCCACGGTGGATGGCTACCATGGCGATACCTCCCGCACCTTTTTTGTCGGGGAACCGTCGGCGATCGCTCGACGCTTAGTCGAAGTGACCGAGCAATGTCTGCAGCTTGCCATAGCAGAAGTCAAGCCAGGAGCCCGCATTGGAGACATCGGTGCCGCCATTCAAGACTATGCCGAAGCCCAAGGGTTTTCAGTGGTGCGTGACTTTGTCGGCCATGGCGTCAGCCGAATTTTCCACACCGCTCCCCAAGTACCGCACTACGGCCGGCGAGGACGGGGCAAGAAACTGCGTCCCGGCATGGTGTTTACCATCGAACCGATGATCAATGAAGGGACGTGGGAGGTGGACGTGCTGGACGATGGCTGGACAGCAGTCACTAAAGATCGCAAGCTTTCAGCCCAGTTTGAGCACACCCTCGCGGTCACCGAGGAGGGTGTCGAAATCCTCACTCAGCATCCCGAGTTGGTGGTCGCCTAA
- a CDS encoding DUF938 domain-containing protein, which produces MTPPSDHRQYAAATDRNREPILAVLQDVLPETGTVLEISSGTGQHAVFFAPRLAPRRWLPSDANPLAIDSIAAWRSHHPCETLYPPILLDAATSPWPVEQVPLPASLAESGFEPGAIAALVNINMIHISPWSATLGLFAGAERLLSPGGVLYLYGPYKQQGQHIAPSNAAFDESLRAQNPDWGVRNLEDVVAVAIAHQLQFVKTVPMPANNLSVVFQR; this is translated from the coding sequence ATGACTCCACCATCTGACCATCGTCAATATGCGGCGGCCACCGATCGCAACCGTGAGCCAATTTTGGCTGTCTTGCAAGATGTGCTACCTGAAACGGGCACCGTGCTAGAAATTTCCAGCGGCACCGGGCAACATGCGGTCTTCTTTGCGCCTCGTCTCGCACCCCGCCGCTGGCTGCCGTCCGATGCCAATCCTCTAGCAATCGACAGCATTGCCGCTTGGCGATCGCACCATCCCTGCGAAACTCTCTATCCGCCCATTCTCCTCGATGCTGCCACCAGTCCCTGGCCCGTGGAACAGGTGCCGTTACCCGCTAGCTTGGCTGAATCGGGATTTGAGCCGGGGGCGATCGCTGCTCTGGTGAATATCAATATGATTCACATTTCGCCATGGAGCGCTACCCTAGGGCTGTTTGCCGGAGCCGAACGCCTCTTGTCGCCGGGGGGCGTGCTCTATCTTTATGGTCCCTACAAACAGCAGGGACAGCATATCGCACCGAGCAATGCGGCCTTTGATGAAAGTTTGCGTGCCCAAAATCCTGATTGGGGCGTGCGCAACTTGGAAGATGTGGTTGCCGTGGCGATCGCCCATCAGTTGCAGTTCGTCAAAACAGTGCCCATGCCGGCCAACAACCTCTCTGTGGTGTTCCAGCGCTAG
- the infC gene encoding translation initiation factor IF-3 — MNHRIRSPRVLLIDHENTNRGVTETRDALQLAESVGLDLVLVSESKDVPVAKILDYGKHQYQQKKRHRQNTSKPTVKEVKLRPNVGESDYSLRIKRAVEWLDKGDSVKFQVRLRGREHQHRDRAAELLERVVTDLGESAKVQSFDRRALIVQVTPA, encoded by the coding sequence ATTAACCACCGCATTCGATCGCCGCGTGTTTTGCTGATTGACCATGAAAACACCAACCGTGGCGTAACTGAGACCCGCGATGCCCTGCAGCTTGCTGAGAGTGTTGGGCTGGATTTAGTCTTGGTTTCTGAGTCTAAAGATGTTCCAGTTGCTAAAATCCTGGACTACGGTAAACATCAATACCAACAAAAGAAACGCCATCGTCAGAATACCAGTAAGCCCACGGTCAAAGAAGTGAAGCTGCGCCCCAATGTGGGTGAGTCAGACTACAGCCTTCGGATCAAGCGAGCTGTTGAATGGCTAGACAAAGGTGATTCTGTCAAATTCCAAGTGCGATTACGGGGACGGGAACACCAGCATCGCGATCGAGCCGCTGAGCTACTAGAGCGGGTTGTGACCGATTTAGGTGAATCAGCCAAAGTACAGTCTTTTGATCGGCGGGCGCTGATTGTACAAGTCACCCCTGCTTAA
- a CDS encoding CGLD27 family protein: protein MKPPVSLCPVPHEQQPINEYQELRESWFYSWGTRNLRGYVAPIVVLWLLSWAIAGPVAAVSFVPAKVPLQFFLAAATGACIIPALTLARLYLGWMYIRDRLHKQTISYEESGWYDGQLWTKPDTVVTRDRLLVSHEVQPILYRLQQTFGLFLLLGLGESLVWGLL from the coding sequence ATGAAGCCTCCTGTCTCCCTCTGTCCAGTTCCTCACGAACAACAACCTATTAATGAGTATCAAGAGCTGCGAGAATCGTGGTTCTATAGTTGGGGAACTCGCAACCTACGAGGCTATGTTGCGCCGATTGTGGTGCTCTGGCTGTTGAGTTGGGCGATCGCTGGCCCGGTGGCGGCGGTCAGTTTTGTGCCGGCAAAGGTGCCGCTTCAGTTTTTTCTGGCGGCAGCAACCGGGGCCTGTATTATTCCGGCTTTGACCCTAGCTCGCCTGTATTTAGGATGGATGTATATTCGCGATCGCCTTCACAAACAGACGATTTCCTACGAAGAGTCGGGCTGGTATGACGGTCAGCTTTGGACGAAGCCAGATACGGTGGTCACCCGCGATCGCCTGTTGGTGAGCCATGAAGTCCAGCCCATTCTCTATCGCCTACAGCAAACCTTTGGTTTGTTTCTGCTTTTGGGATTAGGGGAAAGTTTAGTATGGGGTTTGCTTTAG
- a CDS encoding asparaginase yields MTRGKRTQTAELEVRLLREGIVESTHQVQAVVCDERGRMLSLAGSGEAAAFIRSALKPFQALAVTTTGTLETYNLNDRDLAIICASHQGAIEQARQSFNILWRCDVEPSALQCPIPADKQSPLEHNCSGKHAGMLAVCKQRNWSLGSYLQPSHPVQRLILEKVADLLQMPAEEFIGAHDDCGAPTYFMQLRQMATLYALLASGSSVDMERIIRAMTHYPEMIAGPGQFDTEVMRLTEGEIVSKSGAEGIQCIARVGEGMGLAIKCVDGSRRAKYAVAIHLLKQLGWITPAIAETLSDVHMTIGAFKRLDIIGELAML; encoded by the coding sequence ATGACTAGGGGAAAACGCACTCAAACGGCGGAACTCGAAGTTCGGCTTTTGCGAGAAGGAATTGTTGAATCAACCCACCAAGTGCAAGCGGTGGTCTGTGATGAGCGGGGACGAATGCTGTCCCTGGCTGGTAGTGGTGAGGCGGCGGCGTTCATTCGCTCAGCCCTAAAGCCATTTCAGGCCCTAGCGGTGACCACTACGGGAACGCTGGAAACCTACAACCTCAACGATCGCGACTTGGCGATTATTTGCGCTTCCCATCAAGGGGCGATCGAGCAGGCGCGTCAGTCCTTTAATATTTTATGGCGCTGTGATGTGGAGCCCTCCGCTCTGCAATGCCCCATCCCTGCCGATAAACAAAGCCCGCTGGAGCATAACTGTTCCGGCAAGCACGCGGGCATGTTAGCGGTTTGTAAGCAGCGCAATTGGTCGTTAGGCAGCTATCTTCAGCCTAGTCATCCAGTGCAGCGCCTCATCTTAGAAAAGGTGGCTGACCTTTTGCAAATGCCTGCCGAAGAATTCATCGGAGCCCATGATGATTGTGGCGCACCCACCTACTTTATGCAGCTTCGGCAAATGGCCACCCTTTATGCCCTGCTAGCCTCGGGCAGCAGTGTGGATATGGAGCGGATTATTCGCGCCATGACCCACTATCCAGAAATGATTGCCGGCCCCGGTCAGTTTGATACGGAGGTGATGCGTTTGACGGAAGGTGAAATCGTTAGCAAATCTGGAGCAGAGGGCATTCAATGCATTGCTCGGGTTGGGGAAGGCATGGGTCTTGCCATCAAGTGTGTGGATGGATCGCGGCGGGCTAAGTATGCTGTTGCGATTCACCTGCTCAAGCAACTGGGATGGATCACGCCAGCGATCGCCGAGACCTTGTCGGATGTACACATGACCATTGGCGCATTCAAGCGGCTGGATATCATCGGCGAACTAGCGATGCTCTAG